Genomic DNA from Lactococcus garvieae:
ACGATAGTCAGCTCTTCCTACAATCAATGTCACCTTGCTGAAGAGGTAACAAGACAGAAGCGTCACCGCAAAGTTCGGAAGCGTAAGGTAGGTCAGAAGTGAGAGGGAAAGTACGATAACATCTCCGCCAAACAAGACCTTATCAACTTTGAAACTCCATTTTTCTTCTAAGATACGTCCTAGAAGCAAAGTCCCTCCAAAAGTTCCTTCGGATATAATAACTAAGCCAGCAGCTGTACCAGATAAGATACCATCAAAAATACCAGCAAAGATAATATTTGAAAATTGTATGCCAGAGATTCCGATGCTTTCGAAAATAATCATCCAAACGCTCATAGCTGCAGCACCTGGGATGCTCAGCAAGAGTTCTCGTGAAGAGAGATACTTACGTCCAAAAGCAAAGAGTGGAACGTTAACAAGAAAGAAAGTTAAGGCAGGATTCACGCCAAAAACAAAATCCATCAATACTGAAAATCCAGCTACGCCATTACTGGCCAAACGGTTTGGAATTACAAAAAGTTGAACAGAGAGGACATAAAGCCCCACTCCGATAAGTAATATCATTAAATCACGCATAAAATGCTTATCAATTTTTACGCCTAAAAGTGTCATATATTCTCCTTAACAGATCGTCATTATTAAGGTTCCTGTGAATCTTTGAATAAAATAATTTCATATCTTTGTTATGATTCGATACAAGTTCCTTATGTTTTAGTGTTGTAACTAATATTATTACATTTAAAACTTAAGCAGACCTTGTAATATGAGAAAATAGCTACGATTTTATAGTAAATAACTACAAATTCAGACAATTCTATAAAATAATGAAGAAATTATTCCATAGTCTTTTCTATTTTAGTCTAACTTAAGAAGTGGTTTGTATAATAAACTTATTCCAAATCATACTCTTTTTTGTAACTTCCAAAGCTTTCACTCCTGTGAAGGCTTTTTTAATAAACCAAAAGTGATATAATGTAAGAATTAACCAAAAATAGAAAATGCTGCTAGAGGAGGGAAGATGAATAATAAAGAAATGGTATATGTTGAGAGTGAATTTGCACCTTTAAAACGTGTTGTTTTAGCTCAATCAGAATTTATTTTGCCCAATGAAGAACATACCAATGATGACGGCTCGTTTTTAGAGGATGATGTATTGGACATGTTTAACAATCAAGATACAAGCGGTAAAAATTATGCAGAAGTTTTCCCTGAGAGACAGAAACAATGGGAAGAAGAGCGTCGTAATCTTCAAGCCCTCTTGGAAAAATATGGTGTAGAGGTTTCACGACCTCGACTTTTGACGGACTATGAAAAAGAAAATGGCAAAATTTATGGTGCTTCAAACTTTTTTGTGCGTGATCCTTTCTTTACGATTGGTGATTCTCTTATTGAAGGATCTATGCGTTTCTTTCATCGTAGACATGAGGTTTTACCCGTAAGGGAATTACTCACCACACAAGGATATAATAGTGAGGCCTTGTATGTTTCTCTTCCTGTTGCAGATACTTCTTTAGGAGAAAATGATGAAAATGGACCTTTTCTTGAAGGTGGCGATATCTTAATTCTAAATAAAACTGTATTTGTTGGTAATTCAGGAAAAGCTAGTAATCACAATGGTTATTTGTGGCTTAAGGCTTATCTGGCACACTGGGATTACGAGGTTGTAGAGGTGAAGCTCCATCCAGATGTGCTCCACTTAGATTGTGCCCTTAGCTTGGTGAGAGAGGGCCTCATGATTGTCTGTGAGGAAGCCTTGCTCACTGGTTTACCAGAAGCTCTTAAAGCATGGGACAGGATAGATGTTCCTTTTGAAGATATTGCAAAACTAGCAATTAATGGACTGCCAATAAATGAGGAAGTTTATATCTTAGATAAAGAATTTAAGAGTATTGGAGGAGCGCTCGAGGCTAGAGGGATCAAAACAGAATATCTTGACTTCAAGATATCTCGAAGCTTGGGCGGTTCCTTCAGATGCAGTACCCAACCCTTACTTAGAAAATAACAATCCTTAAGTTTAAAACAGAAAGACAGCCTTAAGCTGTGATATAATTATCAAATGAACTACGAAAACTACATCTGGGATTTGGGTGGAACTTTACTGAACAATTATGAAAGTTCCAGCCATGCTTTTGCTGCCGCTCTTTGGCAAGAGGAAGAAAAGGTAGTCTTACACGACGATGTTTATGCTGCACTTAAAGTGTCAACAGCACATGCGGTGGAACAATATGCTGGCCATATCCCCCAATTTTTGTCTACTTATAAAAAACTAGAAGCAGAGCTATTAGAAAAGCCGATACTCTTCGAGGGGGCTGAGCCCCTTTTAAAAAATATCAAGCATCAAGGGCGTAAAAACTTTATGATTTCTCATCGAGACAAGCAAGTGCTTGATATATTACGGACAGCACATATTGACCAGTATTTTACGGAAGTAGTCACAGCAGATAATGGATTTCCACGCAAGCCTGCTCCCGATTCAATCAATTATCTATTACAAAAATATAACTTAAATCCCCAAAAAACAGTTATGATTGGTGACCGACCTTTAGATATTGAAGCGGGAAGAGCTGCTGGAGTCCATACAATTTTCTTTGACAGCCATCAAGAATACCCGAACGCGACACAAAACATCAAAAAATTATCAGATCTTATGGAGTAATTTGAACTATAATGAATACCTTTCTTATTTCTAATGAAAAAGCAATAGGACCAGGATTTGGCCTATTTAGTGCCCATCATCTTTTTGCCTTGGCCGTGCTAGCTCTTATTAGCTTTGTATTGATTCGTCTTTATGTCAGAGGAGATGAGAAGAAGCGAAAAGTACTCCGATTGTCTGTTGCTACCTTTACTGTGTTGCTTGAAATTATCAGAGACATTATCTTAGTGGTGACAAACCAATTTGAATATGCTGACCTTCCCTTTCAACTCTGTGGTCTCGGAATTTTTATAGTTTTCTATGATGCGGTCCACTCAAATAAAAGCAGCAGAGAAGTATTGTACAGCTTAACTTTACCTGGGGCATTATTTGCACTTTTAACTCCAAACTGGGTAACGAATAGTTTTGTTAACGTTTTTGTTTGGCAAAGCTTCATGATTCATTGTCTACTAGTATCTTATGTCTTAATGCGATTAATCGCTGGTGATTTTATTCCAAACTGGCGAGAACTTTGGCGTTCAGCAGCCTTTCTACTGATTGTCGTACCGATCTCTGCCTTCCTTAACCAAATATGGAATCAAAACTTTTTCTTCTTGAGAACACCTGTTCCCGGAAGTCCCCTTGAACCATTGTATAATCTATTTGGATCTTACTACATTTTGGGTATGATTTTGATTGTGTTGATCTTTTGGACAATTATTTATCTGCCATGGGTGGGCCGTAAAACCCCGAGAATGCGAATGAATTGAGTGAAAATAACAGAAAACAAAAAGTAACTTATGGTTGCTTTTTTTACTTATTATCCTACAATTATATAAACTTTTATATATCTCACTATATAGTAAAAAAAGGTAGATTGTGCTATAATTATAAGTAAGTATTTCAAAGAAATGAGATTATTTTGAACGAAGAAAATAAGGAACAAATTGAAAAATTGGTAGAAGAATATGATGCCAGTCAGATTCAAGTTTTAGAAGGACTGGAAGCTGTCCGTATGCGTCCAGGGATGTATATCGGTTCAACTTCAAAAGAAGGATTACATCACCTCGTGTGGGAGATTGTTGATAACTCAATCGACGAAGCTCTTGCTGGTTTTGCGAGCCATATTGAAGTTTTTATTGAGCCTGATAACTCCATTACAGTTATTGATGATGGGCGTGGTATTCCTGTTGATATTCAAGAAAAAACAGGACGTCCAGCCGTGGAAACTGTCTTTACTATACTTCATGCTGGAGGAAAATTCGGCGGAGGCGGATACAAAGTTTCTGGGGGACTGCATGGTGTCGGATCTTCAGTTGTTAACGCCTTGTCAACACAGTTGGATGTAACAGTCCATAAAGATGGTCAAAAATATTATCAAGAATATCATCGTGGTGTTGTCGGAGAAGATTTAGCAATCATTGGTGAATCAGATATCCGTGGAACAATGGTGCACTTTACGCCAGATCCAACGATTTTCACTGAAACACAAGTTTTTGACTATGAAAAATTAGTCACACGTGTGCGTGAGTTGGCCTTTTTGAATCGTGGACTACGTATCTCTATCACTGACAAACGTGAAGGGCAAGAAGAAAATCATGCCATGTTCCACTATGAAGGTGGGATTCAATCTTATGTTTCATTTATCAATGAAAACAAAGAGGTCATTTTTGACACACCTATCTATACTGAAGGGGAGTTAGATGGTATTACTGTAGAAGTTGCTATGCAATATACAGGTACTTACCACTCCACTATCATGTCTTTTGCAAATAATATTAATACACATGAAGGTGGAACGCACGAACAAGGCTTCCGTACAGCCCTAACCCGTGCTATTAATAACTATGCGAAAGCACAGAAACTTCTTAAAGATAATGAAGAAAATCTCACAGGGGATGATGTGCGTGAGGGATTGACTGCAGTAATTTCAGTTAAACACCCGAACCCACAATTTGAAGGTCAAACAAAAACAAAACTGGGAAATAGTGAAGTGACAGGTATCGTCAACAAACTTTTCTCTGAGGCTTTGCAAACCTTTATGCTCGAAAATCCTCAGGTAGCTAAGAAAATCGTAGAAAAAGGTATTCTAGCTAGCAAAGCGCGTATCGCTGCGAAGCGTGCGCGTGAGGTCACACGTAAAAAATCAGGCTTAGAGATTTCTAACTTACCGGGCAAACTGGCGGACTGTTCATCTAATGATCCGAAGCAAACTGAACTCTTCATCGTCGAAGGGGATTCAGCTGGTGGTTCTGCTAAATCAGGGCGTAACCGTGAATTCCAAGCCATCTTACCAATTCGTGGTAAAATCTTGAATGTCGAGAAAGCCACAATGGATAAAATCTTAGCAAATGAAGAAATTCGTTCATTGTTTACAGCGATGGGTACAGGTTTCGGTGCGGATTATGATTTATCGAAAGCGCGCTACCACAAGCTTGTTATCATGACCGATGCCGATGTCGACGGTGCGCACATTCGTACCCTCTTGCTGACACTCTTCTACCGCTATATGCGTCCCGTTGTTGAAGCAGGCTATGTGTACATTGCACAACCACCAATTTATGGGATTAAAGTTGGATCAGAAACAAAAGAGTACATCCAACCAGGCGAAAACCAAGAGCGTGAACTTAAACTTGCTCTTGAAAAATGGTCACAAGGCCGTGCCAAACCAACTGTACAGCGTTACAAAGGTTTAGGAGAAATGGATGATCATCAACTTTGGGAGACCACTATGGATCCTGAGGCCCGCTTGATGGCGCGTGTTTCTGTAGAAGATGCAGCAGAAGCAGATAAAATTTTTGATATGCTGATGGGTGATCGTGTAGAACCACGCCGTGAGTTTATTGAAGCGAATGCACAGTATTCAACTATTGACGTTTAATAAAATAAAACCCTTGTGTTTGCAAGGGTTTTGTTGTGTCTTTTTTCTTATGTTAGAGAAAAGGGGGCAAGGAATCAAATATTATTAAGAACTTCAATAACTTCTGCATGAGTTTTTTTCGTGACATGATTGTAA
This window encodes:
- a CDS encoding YitT family protein yields the protein MTLLGVKIDKHFMRDLMILLIGVGLYVLSVQLFVIPNRLASNGVAGFSVLMDFVFGVNPALTFFLVNVPLFAFGRKYLSSRELLLSIPGAAAMSVWMIIFESIGISGIQFSNIIFAGIFDGILSGTAAGLVIISEGTFGGTLLLGRILEEKWSFKVDKVLFGGDVIVLSLSLLTYLTLPNFAVTLLSCYLFSKVTLIVGRADYRQKLLQRLSTLRVPQFGAQIIKERNRK
- a CDS encoding dimethylarginine dimethylaminohydrolase family protein, translated to MNNKEMVYVESEFAPLKRVVLAQSEFILPNEEHTNDDGSFLEDDVLDMFNNQDTSGKNYAEVFPERQKQWEEERRNLQALLEKYGVEVSRPRLLTDYEKENGKIYGASNFFVRDPFFTIGDSLIEGSMRFFHRRHEVLPVRELLTTQGYNSEALYVSLPVADTSLGENDENGPFLEGGDILILNKTVFVGNSGKASNHNGYLWLKAYLAHWDYEVVEVKLHPDVLHLDCALSLVREGLMIVCEEALLTGLPEALKAWDRIDVPFEDIAKLAINGLPINEEVYILDKEFKSIGGALEARGIKTEYLDFKISRSLGGSFRCSTQPLLRK
- a CDS encoding HAD family hydrolase, giving the protein MNYENYIWDLGGTLLNNYESSSHAFAAALWQEEEKVVLHDDVYAALKVSTAHAVEQYAGHIPQFLSTYKKLEAELLEKPILFEGAEPLLKNIKHQGRKNFMISHRDKQVLDILRTAHIDQYFTEVVTADNGFPRKPAPDSINYLLQKYNLNPQKTVMIGDRPLDIEAGRAAGVHTIFFDSHQEYPNATQNIKKLSDLME
- a CDS encoding YwaF family protein; amino-acid sequence: MNTFLISNEKAIGPGFGLFSAHHLFALAVLALISFVLIRLYVRGDEKKRKVLRLSVATFTVLLEIIRDIILVVTNQFEYADLPFQLCGLGIFIVFYDAVHSNKSSREVLYSLTLPGALFALLTPNWVTNSFVNVFVWQSFMIHCLLVSYVLMRLIAGDFIPNWRELWRSAAFLLIVVPISAFLNQIWNQNFFFLRTPVPGSPLEPLYNLFGSYYILGMILIVLIFWTIIYLPWVGRKTPRMRMN
- the gyrB gene encoding DNA topoisomerase (ATP-hydrolyzing) subunit B, translating into MNEENKEQIEKLVEEYDASQIQVLEGLEAVRMRPGMYIGSTSKEGLHHLVWEIVDNSIDEALAGFASHIEVFIEPDNSITVIDDGRGIPVDIQEKTGRPAVETVFTILHAGGKFGGGGYKVSGGLHGVGSSVVNALSTQLDVTVHKDGQKYYQEYHRGVVGEDLAIIGESDIRGTMVHFTPDPTIFTETQVFDYEKLVTRVRELAFLNRGLRISITDKREGQEENHAMFHYEGGIQSYVSFINENKEVIFDTPIYTEGELDGITVEVAMQYTGTYHSTIMSFANNINTHEGGTHEQGFRTALTRAINNYAKAQKLLKDNEENLTGDDVREGLTAVISVKHPNPQFEGQTKTKLGNSEVTGIVNKLFSEALQTFMLENPQVAKKIVEKGILASKARIAAKRAREVTRKKSGLEISNLPGKLADCSSNDPKQTELFIVEGDSAGGSAKSGRNREFQAILPIRGKILNVEKATMDKILANEEIRSLFTAMGTGFGADYDLSKARYHKLVIMTDADVDGAHIRTLLLTLFYRYMRPVVEAGYVYIAQPPIYGIKVGSETKEYIQPGENQERELKLALEKWSQGRAKPTVQRYKGLGEMDDHQLWETTMDPEARLMARVSVEDAAEADKIFDMLMGDRVEPRREFIEANAQYSTIDV